Proteins encoded in a region of the Arvicanthis niloticus isolate mArvNil1 chromosome 16, mArvNil1.pat.X, whole genome shotgun sequence genome:
- the Cadm3 gene encoding cell adhesion molecule 3 isoform X1: MGAPSALPLLLLLACSWAPGGANLSQDGYWQEQDLELGTPAPLEEALSSTVWSSPDLLASQDSQPWTSDETVVAGGTVVLKCQVKDHEDSSLQWSNPAQQTLYFGEKRALRDNRIQLVSSTPHELSISISNVALADEGEYTCSIFTMPVRTAKSLVTVLGIPQKPIITGYKSSLREKETATLNCQSSGSKPAAQLTWRKGDQELHGDQTRIQEDPNGKTFTVSSSVSFQVTREDDGANIVCSVNHESLKGADRSTSQRIEVLYTPTAMIRPEPAHPREGQKLLLHCEGRGNPVPQQYMWVKEGSEPPLKMTQESALIFPFLNKSDSGTYGCTATSNMGSYTAYFTLNVNDPSPVPSSSSTYHAIIGGIVAFIVFLLLILLIFLGHYLIRHKGTYLTHEAKGSDDAPDADTAIINAEGGQSGGDDKKEYFI; encoded by the exons GCTACTGGCAGGAGCAGGATTTGGAGCTGGGAACTCCGGCTCCACTGGAGGAGGCCCTCAGCTCCACAGTCTGGAGCAGCCCTGACCTGCTGGCCAGTCAAG ATAGCCAGCCCTGGACATCTGACGAGACAGTGGTGGCCGGTGGCACAGTGGTGCTCAAGTGCCAAGTGAAAGACCATGAAGACTCCTCTCTGCAGTGGTCTAACCCTGCCCAGCAGACTCTGTACTTTGGGGAGAAGAGAG CCCTTCGAGATAATCGGATTCAGCTGGTTAGCTCCACTCCACACGAgctcagcatcagcatcagcaatGTGGCACTGGCAGACGAGGGCGAGTACACGTGCTCCATCTTTACGATGCCTGTGCGAACAGCCAAGTCCCTTGTCACTGTGCTCG GAATCCCACAGAAACCCATAATCACTGGTTATAAGTCATCATTGCGGGAAAAGGAGACAGCCACTCTAAATTGTCAGTCTTCTGGGAGCAAACCTGCAGCCCAGCTCACCTGGCGGAAAGGTGATCAAGAACTCCATG GGGACCAAACACGAATCCAGGAAGATCCCAATGGGAAAACCTTCACTGTGAGCAGCTCAGTGTCATTCCAGGTTACTCGGGAGGACGATGGAGCAAACATCGTGTGTTCTGTGAACCATGAATCTCTGAAGGGAGCTGACAGATCCACTTCTCAGCGCATTGAAGTGTTAT ACACACCAACAGCCATGATTAGGCCAGAACCTGCTCATCCTCGTGAAGGCCAGAAGCTGTTGTTACATTGTGAGGGGCGTGGAAATCCAGT ACCCCAGCAGTACATGTGGGTAAAGGAAGGCAGTGAGCCACCCCTCAAGATGACCCAGGAGAGCGCTCTCATCTTCCCCTTTTTGAACAAGAGTGACAGTGGCACCTATGGCTGTACGGCCACAAGCAACATGGGCAGCTACACGGCCTACTTCACCCTCAACGTCAACG ACCCAAGTCCGGTGCCCTCTTCCTCCAGCACGTACCACGCCATCATTGGAGGGATCGTAGCGTTCATTGTCTTCCTGCTGCTCATTCTGCTCATTTTCCTTGGACACTATTTGATCCGGCACAAAG GAACCTACCTGACACACGAAGCGAAGGGCTCCGACGACGCCCCAGATGCAGATACGGCCATCATCAACGCAGAAGGCGGGCAGTCAGGCGGGGATGACAAGAAGGAATATTTCATCTAG
- the Cadm3 gene encoding cell adhesion molecule 3 isoform X2, producing the protein MGAPSALPLLLLLACSWAPGGANLSQDDSQPWTSDETVVAGGTVVLKCQVKDHEDSSLQWSNPAQQTLYFGEKRALRDNRIQLVSSTPHELSISISNVALADEGEYTCSIFTMPVRTAKSLVTVLGIPQKPIITGYKSSLREKETATLNCQSSGSKPAAQLTWRKGDQELHGDQTRIQEDPNGKTFTVSSSVSFQVTREDDGANIVCSVNHESLKGADRSTSQRIEVLYTPTAMIRPEPAHPREGQKLLLHCEGRGNPVPQQYMWVKEGSEPPLKMTQESALIFPFLNKSDSGTYGCTATSNMGSYTAYFTLNVNDPSPVPSSSSTYHAIIGGIVAFIVFLLLILLIFLGHYLIRHKGTYLTHEAKGSDDAPDADTAIINAEGGQSGGDDKKEYFI; encoded by the exons ATAGCCAGCCCTGGACATCTGACGAGACAGTGGTGGCCGGTGGCACAGTGGTGCTCAAGTGCCAAGTGAAAGACCATGAAGACTCCTCTCTGCAGTGGTCTAACCCTGCCCAGCAGACTCTGTACTTTGGGGAGAAGAGAG CCCTTCGAGATAATCGGATTCAGCTGGTTAGCTCCACTCCACACGAgctcagcatcagcatcagcaatGTGGCACTGGCAGACGAGGGCGAGTACACGTGCTCCATCTTTACGATGCCTGTGCGAACAGCCAAGTCCCTTGTCACTGTGCTCG GAATCCCACAGAAACCCATAATCACTGGTTATAAGTCATCATTGCGGGAAAAGGAGACAGCCACTCTAAATTGTCAGTCTTCTGGGAGCAAACCTGCAGCCCAGCTCACCTGGCGGAAAGGTGATCAAGAACTCCATG GGGACCAAACACGAATCCAGGAAGATCCCAATGGGAAAACCTTCACTGTGAGCAGCTCAGTGTCATTCCAGGTTACTCGGGAGGACGATGGAGCAAACATCGTGTGTTCTGTGAACCATGAATCTCTGAAGGGAGCTGACAGATCCACTTCTCAGCGCATTGAAGTGTTAT ACACACCAACAGCCATGATTAGGCCAGAACCTGCTCATCCTCGTGAAGGCCAGAAGCTGTTGTTACATTGTGAGGGGCGTGGAAATCCAGT ACCCCAGCAGTACATGTGGGTAAAGGAAGGCAGTGAGCCACCCCTCAAGATGACCCAGGAGAGCGCTCTCATCTTCCCCTTTTTGAACAAGAGTGACAGTGGCACCTATGGCTGTACGGCCACAAGCAACATGGGCAGCTACACGGCCTACTTCACCCTCAACGTCAACG ACCCAAGTCCGGTGCCCTCTTCCTCCAGCACGTACCACGCCATCATTGGAGGGATCGTAGCGTTCATTGTCTTCCTGCTGCTCATTCTGCTCATTTTCCTTGGACACTATTTGATCCGGCACAAAG GAACCTACCTGACACACGAAGCGAAGGGCTCCGACGACGCCCCAGATGCAGATACGGCCATCATCAACGCAGAAGGCGGGCAGTCAGGCGGGGATGACAAGAAGGAATATTTCATCTAG
- the Ackr1 gene encoding atypical chemokine receptor 1 has protein sequence MGNCLHPVDTLSLDKNETQLTVESWDDLYEDYASYEFLSDYNQTEAAPCYSCSLLDSSSLPFFILISVLGMLASGGILFTILRPFFHWQICPSWPILAQLAAGSALFSIAVPILTPGLYSAHSTALCSLGYWVWYTSAFAQALLIGCYACLNPRLNIRQFPGLTLALSVGLWAAAALLGIPVALASDVYNGLCTFPLYRDTEALKYAHSAICFIIFTVLPLILLAAKGLKTALSKGPGPWVSVLWVWFIFWWPHGMVLIFDALVRSKVMLLHTCQSQKILDAMLNVAEALSMLHCVATPLLLALFCHQTTRKFLPSLSLPARQASQMDALVGKS, from the exons ATGGGGAACTGTCTGCACCCG GTGGATACCCTTTCACTAGACAAGAATGAAACTCAGCTTACTGTCGAAAGCTGGGATGATTTGTATGAAGATTACGCCTCCTATGAATTCCTAAGTGACTACAACCAGACAGAAGCTGCTCCCTGCTACTCCTGTAGCCTGCTGGACAGTTCTTCACtgcccttcttcattctcatCAGTGTCCTGGGCATGCTGGCAAGTGGTGGCATCCTCTTCACGATCCTCAGACCTTTCTTCCACTGGCAGATTTGCCCCAGCTGGCCCATTCTGGCACAGTTAGCAGCGGGCAGTGCCCTGTTCAGTATTGCGGTGCCCATCCTGACACCAGGCTTATACAGTGCCCACAGCACAGCCCTGTGCAGCCTGGGCTACTGGGTCTGGTATACTTCTGCTTTTGCCCAGGCTCTGTTGATAGGATGCTATGCCTGCCTGAACCCCAGACTGAATATCCGTCAATTCCCTGGCCTCACCTTGGCACTCAGTGTGGGACTTTGGGCAGCAGCTGCTCTCTTAGGGATACCAGTCGCTCTGGCTAGTGATGTCTATAATGGCCTCTGCACCTTTCCATTGTACCGTGACACGGAAGCTTTGAAGTACGCGCATTCTGCCATCTGTTTTATCATCTTCACTGTATTGCCACTGATTCTTCTGGCAGCCAAGGGGCTGAAAACAGCATTGAGCAAGGGGCCAGGCCCCTGGGTTAGTGTCTTGTGGGTCTGGTTCATTTTCTGGTGGCCTCATGGGATGGTTCTCATATTTGATGCCTTGGTGAGGTCCAAAGTCATGCTTTTGCATACATGTCAATCCCAGAAGATTCTTGATGCAATGCTGAACGTGGCAGAAGCCCTGAGTATGCTGCACTGTGTGGCCACACCACTGCTCCTGGCCCTGTTCTGCCACCAGACCACCCGCAAATTCTTGCCCTCACTCTCCCTCCCTGCAAGACAGGCTTCTCAAATGGATGCCCTTGTAGGCAAGtcgtag